The Pseudanabaena yagii GIHE-NHR1 genome segment GCATTACCTGAAGCGATCGCCGCAAATTTGCCACCGATACTACCCACCGCAATTTCTGCTGCCTTGGGCAATTGTTGAAGAATACTTTCTAACTGGTAATTGCGATGGCTACGACTTGCCACCACCACCATTTTTTCGAGATTAACCTTATCAGAGACATGGATACGTTGCTTTGTGCCATCTCTTGTTTCCATATATGCACCATTGCCCAAAACCCCTTGAAATAGGCGATCTTGAGCAGGAGTTGCCACCAATCCCAGTACAGGACGTTGGCGATAGCTCAGCCCAATATGTACAGCAAACTCATTAGTCCGCCGAATAAAGTCGCTCGTACCATCCATCGGATCAATGATCCATACCCATTCATGATCGAGGCGATCGGTACTGTCTTCGGTTTCTTCGCTGAGATAGGCAAAATTTTCTGTGCCGAAGGTCTGCTTTAACTGCCCCAAGATAAAATCATTAGCGGCTAAATCGGCGGATGTGACGTTACCATCTTCAACACCCTTAAATGTGATCTTTAAATCCTGTGGCGCTTGATAATACTTCATCAGAATGTCCCCTGCGCCCCAAGCGATCGGGCGAGCCAGTGACATAATTTCGTTTAAATTCAGCATCTTGAATTTTGGTGAAGCTAATGATCTGTACTATACCGCAACC includes the following:
- a CDS encoding 3'(2'),5'-bisphosphate nucleotidase CysQ family protein, with the translated sequence MSLARPIAWGAGDILMKYYQAPQDLKITFKGVEDGNVTSADLAANDFILGQLKQTFGTENFAYLSEETEDSTDRLDHEWVWIIDPMDGTSDFIRRTNEFAVHIGLSYRQRPVLGLVATPAQDRLFQGVLGNGAYMETRDGTKQRIHVSDKVNLEKMVVVASRSHRNYQLESILQQLPKAAEIAVGSIGGKFAAIASGNADVYISVSGKSAPKDWDYCAPEIILTEAGGQLTHADLSPLSYNNLELRQWGTIVASNGHCHDQICQISQDAIAPIKK